In Paenibacillus xylanilyticus, the genomic window GTAATATTCCAGTGCTTTTCATAGACGAACGACGTCTGATCCGTATGAACCTCTATGCGGGTTTGGTCTGACAGATGTGCAGACGATACAGGGAGCATCTCGTGTTCCGCGTCGCCCCTGGGATCCAGATATCGATACAGCGAGGCAATTGCGTTCATCGTTTCCATCTCGTAATAATCTCCGCTAGAAGATTCCTCATACGTTTTGGGCTTGCGGTTCACATTCAACTCATGGGGCTCCGGTGTACGCGAAGCTTCACGGTAGGAACCTGGCGTACAGCCGTACTTTTCCTTGAAGTATTTGTTAAACAGCTTGATGTTGGCGAATCCGCAATCCAGTGCGATTTCGGATATTTTTTTATCATTTGCTGCCAGCTGGGCCTGAGCTTTCTCCAGGCGAATAAGGGTCAGATACTTTTGGAAAGGTATCCCGATCTTGTCCGTAAAGAAGTGGGAAAAATAATGCAAGCTTAAATGCTCGGAATGTGCCATATCCTGCAGCGTAATCTTCTCATTATAGTGAATATCAATATATGTGAGGACCCTGTTCAGCCTTTTATAGTCATAATCCTTACTTCCTTCTTCCAACGTTGGATTCGTTCCATTTGAAAAATGCCTCTGAAGGAAGCCGCATAACATTTGTAATCTGCCCATGGTGAAATTTTGATATCCCGGCGTTTTTTTGTTGATCTCCCACACCATCTGCGCAAGATGTTGTTTGATGCTAAGCAGCCGGGGAACGTCCTGCTCCACGTTCAAGGCAGAGTTACAGGAGATAAACGCATTATTGTTCATCAACTCCGGACCAAACTGCAATGTTAATAACACGTTATCCTGATTGGTTCGTTCCATCTTGTGCACGGACATGCTGTTTACCACAATCAAATCATCTGCATGCAATGTATACTGCTGCTGGTCCAAATACATGTTGATTGAACCATGGAGAACATAGACAACCTCCACTTCCTTATGCCAATGGAAATCGATATGTTTCACTGAGTTCACGAAGAGTTTCATCGGCAGATCGTCGTGATGTTGAATAAACTCATATAGATAGCGAATGGTCTGCACCTTCCTTCATACCGCTTATTATAGACACAGCGTTTTGAAGATATCAATGTGCAGTCCATTTCACATCCGTTACTTTCATTGTCTTCCTTTTGGAACCTCCCTACATTGTTCCAAAAGAATAACAAAAAAGCCGATCAATTATACTCAACTGATCGGCTTTCTTTTCTATCTATTGAGACTACCTACTTCATATCGAAATCCCTTATTTCTTACCAACCGCGATCGGACATACGCTCATCCGCAGACAGTTTGGAAATCTCGATCCCTTTCATCGGGGCACCCAGGTTTTTGGACACTTCGGCAATCAGTTTGTAATCCGTGTAATGTGTTGTCGCTTCAACAATGGCACGAGCGAACTTCTCAGGGCTGTCCGATTTGAAAATGCCGGATCCAACGAATACGCCGTCTGCGCCCAAATGCATCATAAGTGCAGCATCTGCCGGAGTGGCTACCCCACCTGCAGCAAAGTTAACAACTGGAAGCTTGCCGTTCTCATGTACTTCGAGCAGAAGCTCATAAGACACACCCAGGTTTTTCGCTTCAGCATACAACTCGTCCTTGGACATGCTTTGGGCTTTGCGGATTTGGCTGTTAATCAGACGCATATGACGAACCGCTTCAACAATATTGCCTGTTCCCGGCTCACCTTTGGTACGAATCATCGATGCGCCTTCACCAATGCGGCGAAGAGCCTCTCCGAGATCTTTGGCTCCACATACAAATGGTACAGTGAACTCATGTTTATCAATATGGAATACTTCGTCTGCAGGTGTCAGTACTTCACTCTCATCGAGATAGTCCACGCCCAGGGACTCAAGCACTTTGGCTTCAATGTAATGACCGATACGCGCTTTGGCCATCACCGGAATGGATACCACTTTCATAACCTCTTCAACGATCGTTGGATCTGCCATGCGAGCTACACCGCCAGCTGCGCGAATATCAGAAGGTACCCGCTCAAGAGCCATAACAGCTGTTGCCCCAGCTGCTTCCGCAATTTTAGCCTGTTCCGCATTCATGACGTCCATGATGACGCCACCTTTTTGCATTTCAGCCATTCCTCTTTTAACACGATCTGTACCTGTTTGCATGATTGTAATCCTCCCAGTTTAACTTTTGATTGATTTCAAAAAGGACATCTTATTACAACAAAGTAAATGATCTATTTTTCGATGCCACTATTGTTTCCCCTTAAACTATGAATTAGTATAAAATGAGAATGGATACATAAAAAGATCCAATATCACCGGATTTTATTGTACCACTTTGAATGTGTTGAACCACTTTATACAATCATTGGAGGATCTATGCAATTTCATCTAGCGTACAGTTCATATTTGAACCGACAATATACCAAAATGAAGGCTCTCTATCATGCGGTTCGTGACGCTATTCATGATGGTAACCTCGTATACGGCGAAAAGTTACCTTCCACAAGGGAGTTAGCAGCGTCATATCACATATCCCGGGGAACCGTGAACCAAGTCTATGATACGTTAACTGCCCAAGGTTACCTTCAGTCAGAGCACGGCAGAGGTACCTTTGTTGCTTATCAAGCAGATTTTAGCAATGAGGATTACCCGGTAAAATCCTGTACTCATCATTTATCTGCTTGGGGAAATCGTATCCAGCAGCTTGAGCAGCAGACCGTCCAACAATCGGCACAAGCTCGTGATCACAGCAAAGAGAACAGCGAAGTGATCGACTTCAGCAAATATCAGCCCGATCTTTCCAAGTTCCCTTACGATGAATGGAATAATCGATTGTATGCAGAGATACGCCATCGTGAGGAGAACGTTATCCATGCTTCTGCCTCTGTTAGCTCAACAGGAGACCCGAAATTAAGAGAAGCCATTGCTGCCTACCTGCGGAGAATGCGGGGGATTCATGTTGATGCGGATCATATCGCCGTTACTGCAGGTTCCATGCAGGCTATAGCGCTGCTCACTCAATTGCTCGCAGACCCGGGCGACCATGTTGTGACAGAAAGCCCTTGTTATGTCGGGATTTCTCAAGCCATTATGGCTTCAGGCGCCAAGTTGATTGAAGCGAGTCTCGATGGTCAGGGACTGGTTCCTCAAAACTGGGATGCACGTATGCTGTTTGTCACGCCGTCAAGGCAATTTCCAACAGGCGAAATGCTTAGTCTTGAACGCAGACAAACCCTGCTGGACTGGGCACATCGCCGGGATGCCATGATTGTCGAGGATGATTACGACAGTGAGTTCCGATACCGCGGAATGCATGTTGAACCTCTGAAGACACTCGATAAAGAAGGACGCGTCATTTACCTTGGAAGCTTCACCAAAACATTGCCTTTTGAAGTCCGTCTGGGTTATGTAGTCCTTCCTCCCACCCTGGCAGACACGTTTAGAAAGGCCCAGGCTTTATATGAGCCAAGACCTGTCAATCTAATTGAACAGCGGGCGCTCGCCGCATTTATGACAAGTGGTCAGTATGAGCGCCATCTGCGCAGAATGAATCGTCTGTACAGCCGCAAGTTCCATATGTTACTTAAACTGTTGAATCAGCAGCTCTCTACATGGTTTGATTGGGTGGAAAATGAAGCGGGTCTGCACGTATTCGGCTGGTGGCGAGGTACAGCCTCAGCTTATGAAGCCTTTCGTTCATCTGCAAGATCAGAAGGGGTGCGCTACTCAGAAGTCAGCAGCTCAACATCGGATGGCATAAAGGTGGGTATTTATTTATCCTTTGCCCATTTGTCGGATGCACAGATCCAGGAAGGCGTAGCGAGATTACAAAAAGCTGTATTGGTCTAGTCTAATCATGAGATACTTTATCTCTTTAATAACAGTAAAAAATCCCCTCATGTGTGGCAGGAAGAATTCACGATTAGATGTGATTTCTGATTGATCCTGCCACCCCGAGGGGATTTTTATAATTAATGCCTGGAGAATGCTTCATGTATAATGGGCCTAATTCATTTCAATCTCATTGCTTATTTATTAAATGTTACCTTCTCCAAACCGCCTTCAAGAATGATCGATGTATCCCGTGGTTTCGTTTCCGCGATTTTGCGGCCGCCTCTGAACGAGTAGAGCACACCGGCTTGTTTACGGATGGCTTCATATTCATTCT contains:
- the pdxS gene encoding pyridoxal 5'-phosphate synthase lyase subunit PdxS produces the protein MMQTGTDRVKRGMAEMQKGGVIMDVMNAEQAKIAEAAGATAVMALERVPSDIRAAGGVARMADPTIVEEVMKVVSIPVMAKARIGHYIEAKVLESLGVDYLDESEVLTPADEVFHIDKHEFTVPFVCGAKDLGEALRRIGEGASMIRTKGEPGTGNIVEAVRHMRLINSQIRKAQSMSKDELYAEAKNLGVSYELLLEVHENGKLPVVNFAAGGVATPADAALMMHLGADGVFVGSGIFKSDSPEKFARAIVEATTHYTDYKLIAEVSKNLGAPMKGIEISKLSADERMSDRGW
- a CDS encoding PLP-dependent aminotransferase family protein, with amino-acid sequence MQFHLAYSSYLNRQYTKMKALYHAVRDAIHDGNLVYGEKLPSTRELAASYHISRGTVNQVYDTLTAQGYLQSEHGRGTFVAYQADFSNEDYPVKSCTHHLSAWGNRIQQLEQQTVQQSAQARDHSKENSEVIDFSKYQPDLSKFPYDEWNNRLYAEIRHREENVIHASASVSSTGDPKLREAIAAYLRRMRGIHVDADHIAVTAGSMQAIALLTQLLADPGDHVVTESPCYVGISQAIMASGAKLIEASLDGQGLVPQNWDARMLFVTPSRQFPTGEMLSLERRQTLLDWAHRRDAMIVEDDYDSEFRYRGMHVEPLKTLDKEGRVIYLGSFTKTLPFEVRLGYVVLPPTLADTFRKAQALYEPRPVNLIEQRALAAFMTSGQYERHLRRMNRLYSRKFHMLLKLLNQQLSTWFDWVENEAGLHVFGWWRGTASAYEAFRSSARSEGVRYSEVSSSTSDGIKVGIYLSFAHLSDAQIQEGVARLQKAVLV